From the Lolium rigidum isolate FL_2022 chromosome 2, APGP_CSIRO_Lrig_0.1, whole genome shotgun sequence genome, one window contains:
- the LOC124688266 gene encoding basic blue protein-like has protein sequence MALGRGSASNGAVVLGAAVLLIGFLVMSGGPPLAEAAKYTVGDYGGWKFNVAGWTKGKTFRAGDVLEFKYNGAVHDVVSVDAAAYRSCVPPKGKKALRSGHDKVKLVKGTHYFICTVRGHCQANMKIAVNVI, from the exons ATGGCTCTGGGAAGAGGCAgtgcgagcaacggcgccgtcgtTCTCGGCGCGGCGGTGCTGTTGATCGGCTTTCTTGTGATGAGCGGCGGCCCGCCGCTCGCCGAAGCAGCGAAATACACGGTCGGCGACTACGGGGGTTGGAAGTTCAACGTCGCCGGGTGGACCAAAGGCAAGACGTTCCGCGCTGGCGACGTGCTCG AGTTCAAGTATAACGGGGCGGTGCACGACGTGGTGTCGGTGGACGCGGCGGCGTACCGGAGCTGCGTGCCGCCCAAGGGCAAGAAGGCCCTGCGCAGCGGGCACGACAAGGTGAAGCTCGTCAAGGGCACGCACTACTTCATCTGCACCGTGCGCGGCCACTGCCAGGCCAACATGAAGATCGCCGTCAATGTCATCTAG